TCCCTCACCATATCCCACGCGAATCTCTGCGACAACGTTCTTAAAACGCACTCAAATCTCACATTCATCGATTTATCTGATAAGAGGATCCACTTCGATTACTCAACTCTCCAACTTTAAATGGGTGTTGAGGATCAATACGACAGTCATAACTGAAAATCCCCTATAATTCGGAACATCATAATCGTAGCTTAAACATAAACAGATGAAACCTACATAAGTGATCAACTTATGAGATGTTTCACGgcaatgtttttttaattgagTTCGTTTAAAAACATCATCATGGCCGCTTAATCTTTTTTCAGTAGAGAGTTCGGTTTAAAAATGTGTTCTCATATAACAAAGTCTTTGTTAGTTGTTCTAtagtaatataaatttaattagcGTAATGTTTTCTATATCCTACAAAAATCGTAACCGAGCTGAAACAAGCTTAGGTATCAATTGGAAATGGTTGTAAAAGTTGtgaaaaatcattatttaaaaaaaaaaagttatttataaagtaatcattctttagtttcaaaaattaatttagagcaaaataattagaaaagaaaagatgttatttctaaaagagaaaaagataaaaatagcactaaatcaagtttatgttctcaaactagcactcaaggtcaaaagtcacaaaaatagcacttaatgttttatcaaaagtcacaaacttagggtttagagttaaagggtggggtttaggatttagggtttagggtttatggtttagagtttagggtttaaggtttagggtttagggtttagagtttagggtttagggtttagagtttagggtttagggtttagagttgagaaatgaggttttggggataagatttcaaatttggaaaaataaaaaaattaaaattttcaaaggataaacttagaaaggtgctactttggtcattttagtttttgagtgttatttttgtgatataaacttagaaagttgatattttggagatttgccctttctAAAATCAggggttttagagtttttatttagtgttttggatatttttagaaataagtCACAtcaaagtaaaaagaaaatcacaatcaaactaattttaaatccaaattaaATCTACAGTCCCAACCAATGAAATCCGTATGTATATTCAAGTTTGTACTTAACCGAATGGAGTGCTCATATATTGTACTTAACCGAAAAacaaaccgaaaaaaaaaacaaattgcaCATCTCCCAGACTGGACTAAAAAGCCCGCTTAACGGCCCATAACCAAAAGTCGGCCTACCTATCTATTACTACATAAAAGGAGACGGCAAAACAATcgagggttagggttttagaatCTTAGaaaagcgagagagagagagagagaaagacagCAACCATGTTTTCTGGAATGTTCATGGAGAAGCCAGACAAAGCCGTGGCTTTGAAGCAGCTACGGACCCATGTTGCTCTGTTCGGCGGCTGGGTTGTGGTTGTCCGTGCTGTTCCGTACATCCTCTCGTATTTCTCCGATTCCAAGGATGAGCTCAAGCTCGACTTCTAAGTCTCGATTTTCAGGTCAGTGGTAAACTTGATTCGACGATTCCTATTCAAATTGTGTCTTCAATTGATATGATTCTGCTTTCTAGATTATGTAACTTTTGATCTGAATTGaattagggtttgatctattgCTCTAAGATCTGAGTTTTGGTAAACTtgaaagtttcaatttttatttatgattgATCTTTTAGGTTATTATCTCCTGGCTATTCTTAGCTTAGGTTTCACAAGCTTGTTCATGTGATTGTGTTGATTAATCATTAAAGTATGATATGCTTCAGCTTATGACTTAGATGAGAATACTTTCATTGTGAAGCTATCATGTATTTGTAGTAAATTAGTCCGGACTGTTGAggtattgactatatatatacttaGGCAAGCTAGTTTTCACCTTTTTTATGCTGGCATGAGAGTCTTCTTGAGGACTTTTTTTTGGCAAGCCTGTTAAATGCATCATGCATCATTGATATATAGGTATGACGTTGTCTTATATATACCAAATTAGCCCATGCAGATTTAAGATTGCTgagtattaaatatatttacttactaCATATTCAAGCTAGTTTGGCCCATTTTGTGCTGGCGTGAAAGTCTTCTTTAAGAAATGTTGACGTTTCAATATCCAGAACATGATAGAGCAATCTTCTGTTTATGAGTAGTAAGTAGAGAGTGTGCATCtgaaatttttttcatataaataattatgtgTGTGGTCACCATGTTATCGATTCAGCATTTCTCTGCACATTTCAAATGTTTCGACTCTTAGGCTTACTAAAAAGATGACATCTCCTTTCATCTTTGTGCAGTGTTGAAGAGGTGATATTTAGATGCACTGTGAAGCAATGCAAGACATTGTTTTTGGCGTATTTGCAATTTTCTTTGGACTTGAAATAACCATGATGTGAGACATAAAAGTTATTATAGTGATGTACTTTTGCTATTCGTTTGTTACTTTGGTTTCTCATCTCTCGTATCCTTTCTTCTCTTCTGATTTATTGGAAAGAGTATTATGAGCGTGGTCGTTATAAATCATCTTAAGCTTTCTACAAACGACATGCTTATCGAATTCTTCCCAAAATTGTCTTGAATCTGCAAAATCTTCTCTTCTGCTGCATTCTACTTATCAGacccaaaaaattaaaagcgtTTTAATTGTGAAACTAGTAAAAACAGTACATTTCCAAGAACATCTCTGTAGTAGGTTTTCATCAGAGTATCCTATATATaatgttaaatataatttacttttaaattaaatttttttaaaaaaattaaaccaatcaCAAAGATTTTGAAGCAATGTATAAATTTGTCGGTCTTTGATTCGATACTTGAAACTAAAACTGATATTTGCTTGGTCAGATAATTAAgctttatttacaaaatttggaGTTGAACTATTTGTCGGTATTAACCATTCAAAACACTATTTGGATATCATCTCATAGATCCAGGGGTGGACACCAATTACTCAGAATTTTTGGTATATTTAGCATTTGGTTTGACTTGTAAGAATAGTAAAATTTTGGACTTCAACTTTGTTTGTTAAGAACgagtatttgaagtttcaaataATCGTTAAAAATGATAGACTTGCAAATTACTTATCTTGCTTTATTATTTCCAAGTTACTTAATAATTAATAGTAAGTTATTTGATAATTCATTAGAATTCaaagttaaataatttttttatttataaaagatatctcattattttcttatgtttaagTCAATTCGAGAAacataatatatagaaaatagaaaactcCAAAatgttcatataaatatatcacttatgtttgattaaataaaaatataaactagttATTTAACTatgatttaagaaaatatatttttattcattaaaaaaacgAGAGTAACAAACCATACAACACTAAGtagttacttttattttaatatttgttttatacttGTGAGTAATTTAAACAGTTTACTTGATATTCGATCTACTCAGACCAAGTACCCAACTTTATGGATCAATACTGACCAAGTAGCAAATACATGCAAATAACAAGTAATTCTCACGAAATAGCAATAGAACTCTTCCAACGTTCGTAACTCATGGTCTAATTAGACAACATATGGCTTAACATAGGAGTCATATCCTATCTAggcaattttttttagaaatgatACATTTATTTCCATGTTTTCCGGCTACTTTATCATCTACTTTGATTTCACGAACAATCACATTTGGAGAGCGCGGTATAACAAAGAATTGTATGTTGCGTTCGAAAAAGATGAATCGCTCCCGAAAAAGAATCTATTGATTATTTCTCAATTGGTTGGACCATAGATACGACGATTTACTTTGCGGACGACGTCTCTGGTTAAAACCCAGGAGGTTGCAAATTTTAAACCGATGCAGTTTCTATGTTCATCCATATCTATAGTTACAGAAAATGAGCAAGTAAATTACATTTTTTGATAAActttcaaaagaaaattgtttcttttttttaggtttctactttattttaaaagtctTCTTCAAATACATATAATTAGTTGTtggaaatttttataaaattgaaaagcaaaaaataaaaagaaaacagtaTTGCAAAAATTGTCAGATTCTTCTACGACTTATTTTCTGATTGCAAGAAGTTTAATGAAATCCGTAATTTTTCTGGGTTCTGGATAATAATCGGTTGCTAAATCTTTTATCCACAGTTGAGATTCGAATCTAACATCTCTATCTTGAGGGCAAATTTTTTACTAGTAGATGTAACAGCTatggatttttttctttaatttcttgAAATTAAATGTGTTATAtaatttgaattatatatagatttcaactaaaatatattattattatgaaaTACTATATGAGAACAAAATTATCCGGTAATGATACTCTGAAAtgtcttctaatttctaaaacCAGTCAACTTTTTGTATTAAATggaaaaacatcaagaaaagaataaaataaagggAGGGGTTGGGAAATGAAGGAAGAAAGGAATAATAGTGTTTGCTCCGACATTTGCTCAGCTTTGTCTGATGAATACAGACCACAACTCTCCTCAACATGAACAGTCTTCTCTTTTCCACCATTCGTAACTCTTACAAACAAACGTGCGAACCAGAAACTCTCATCAACTTGTCCTTCTTTTAATCCTCCCTTCTTCTTCGTCATGATCATGATCTTCATATCTTTGATTTCActagaaaacattaaaaacccAGATGATCTAATAGAAAACTCCATCTCAAAAGTTTATCTTTTCAGATAAGCGCTAACTTACGTGCTACTCAAGCAAAGCTGGTGATGGTGGAGGTTCCTGGTTCTGTTGGCACAAGTGCAAGCCTTTCCTTGAGATTAGGTCAAACATTGTTAGCATTTGGTGCTCTTCTCTTCATGACCATCGGTGTTCGTTTCTACCAATTCACAGCTTTCTGGTAATGTATATAGATCCCAACTCCAGATTACATATCATGAACGAACCCTAATAACTTTAATCTTCAGCTACTTGGTGACGATCATGGCTTTAGCTAATACCATGGAACCTGACTGACACTAGCAATGGTAGATATCTATTGTGTTCTTCTCAACCAACCATTTCAAAAGCCACGAATCCTTCTCGCCATCTCAATTGGTGATTGGGTAACGTAGTTACATTTTCTAACGCTTACTGGGAAAGGAGTCTCCAATATTTTGATCTGAtctttgacaattttttttgtgtttgaagGTGGTGTCTGTTCTAGCGTTGGCTTCAGCTTCATCAGCAGCCAGTGTTGTGGATCTTTTGCGATCAGACGAATCAGTTTGCCCTCCAACAATCTGCAACAGATACCAGTTTGCAGCCACATTAGCTTTCTTGACTTGGttcttgtctctttcttcttctctcttcaacCTCTGGTTACTTCCTTCTCTCTGATCTAAAGAAGATTAGATGACAAAGACAACTAAACAAAATAGATAGGTagcaagaaacaaaaatgtCAATAGAAACTCGATTTTTGTATTGATGACAGTTGATATAGATATACCAAAAATGAGAGTGAAAAAGCTGATGTTGCAATCAAATTTAAATAGCCACACAGATTTGTGTAACAAAGAAGCATTCCATCATCAAGAAGGTTCACTCACTGTTTCATTCATGCACATTGCACATATGTTACCAAAATGGCATAACAAGATATCAAAAGCTCACCAAGTGAGAGTTTACTAACAGtcttattcataaaacttcCACTACATTATCTATTAGGACCATCAAATAACTCGTAATCATCCCAGGAAAAACAAACACCATCCTGAAACATCAAGTTTGATCAGTATTATAAAGGCAAATCCAGTAGCAGAGATTACTAAACAGTTAAGCGCAAGAGCAAAGGAGTAATCAATCACCTTAAGAGGTAGAGGATGGAGCAGTAGAGTCAGCAATGGAGGCCGAGGAAGTTGATGCAGAAGCAGCAATAGCAGCGGCTGCGGCTTGAGGAGAATAGATGCGAGCTTTCTTGATAATCTCAGCGACAACCCAATGCTTATTCTTGCTCAACGGCCTCGAGGGATCTAACTTCACCTACACAACAGTTTTTGTCAGAGATCAAACATTCACCAAGCTAAAAGACGCAACTTTTTCACTAAACCATCACAAAAGTTTCGACTTTTCGCAATCAAAGACAATTTCGAAGAGAAATGAGATGGAGAAAAGATTACTCGATCGCCGATGTTGCAGGAGTCTTTCTCGTCGTGAGCCATGAACTTGGAAGTGCGCTTGACGTAGCGATTGTAGAGCTTGTTGTGGAAGAGCCTGTCCACGGCGACGACTACTGATTTCTGCATCTTGTTCGATACCACTGTGCCTATCACTGGCTTCATCCTTTCCTTCCTTCCTTCTTGAGAATCAACAAAGATCGGAGAGAAGATGAACAGTGAAAATGAAATGATTCTCGTGTTGTCTAGGGTTCTTTTGGCCCAACAATTTGtggtgaaaaaaataaaaaaaaagtgatggtCCAATTGGAGCCGGCTTATTGGGTCATAGTGGGCTCGGGAGGCACCGGCCCGTAATCCTTCCACCGTCGAAAACGGGAGGTGGACGCTGCTCTGTGAAACCAGCCTCACGCAGTCTCCTCCGCTCTAAGAGTGTCCGAACCACAAGCCTTCGCTCGAGTCCGAACACTCGACTCCCGACTTGGAACGGGCAGGCCAGTAGATAGTCTTTCCGAGTCAGGCCCAAAGAGATCGGCCCAACGTCCCATCGCCTTATTGTCCCCACTTGGATTACAAGCCCGCGTTACCAGGCTCGACGTACATTGTAAGTGAGctaaacacatatatacaaCAAGCAAACGTTTGTTTTCCCCGATGTGGGACTTTACTAgctaaaaaacattttagtttctATACGACAGCGTTCTGCTCGCATCTTCAGTTGCACAGTCTGAATTAATCTCCGACTTATTTATTCATTCATCCTCTCTCAACTCTTACTTTATCTTCCAAACGGAAACAAAACCTGTAATAACCTTCAGAGTTCAGAGTTTGTGAAGTTTGCCTCTGGGGGATTTGAAAATCCTGAAAACATTTTGATATGTTAATTGATGATATAGCACTGAGGTTGCGATAAATAACAGTGATGGAGAACCAATTCATCTCTACCTTTTATGTCACTGTCTTCTCCCTCTGGCTATTGAATTCTTAAGACTTGAACAGTTTTTGTCAGTTCTTGCGTTTGAGATGTATATTATGGCTAGATTTTCATGTAAGCATTGCTTTTCAACAGATTGTTCAAAGCTTCAGATTCAGGAGGCATTTCTGGCAAATGGAATGTAACTTGATGTTCCTGAGGATGGATGATACCACTTCTTGTTGTGATTTGCTCATGTCTATGAAATTTAGTTGCAATCTCTGTTGTTGATGATCTAATTCTAAAGACCGGATGTAGAAAGGTCTGATTGTTTGTGTTGGTGCAGCAACCAATGATGGATCCATGAGAGAAGATATTGACTTCTCTTTACAAGCAAGATCAACTGATCATGCATTTGATCTTGACAATGAAGTTGATCATTAGGTTTCAGAAACTGTGTTATTATGCAGTTAGAGAGATCATATAATTTGACGAACAAACAACCTTACCCACAAACGAAATAACAAAATAGTATCCACCCTATATATTCTAACTTTACTGTGTAGAATCAGTAAccttcaaaacaaaatttacaagCAAATCAATTCTGAAGTTTCAAGTTTAAatagcttctctctctcttcccatATAATCAGCAGCAACATGTGTAGAATGCTCTCTCAAGTCTCAAGTGTGTTCCTTGAAAATTATATACCTTTCTGTACAGCTTTACTGGTCTGTCTAGAGACTAATCAACTGAAGTCTTGATTAGCTCGGGAACTTGATCCAGCAAACGATTCATGTCATCAGGGAACTCGTTCTTGGCTCTGTTGGTTCTTCCCCCCACCATCAATGTTGTTCCGTTTTGTAGTGCCCATATCTTCATATCATGTTTCACGCAAAACAACATAAGAGGCTGTACTTCAATAAATGCCAATGGAACAAAATGGTATAAAACAAGATGTTTGATAGATATTGTTACTGTTACCTGTGAATGGGATAAGTAACTGATACAGGTTGTGAGCATTAGAGCACCAAAACCAGCATACACCACTGGTACTCCTGGGTCAGTCTGAGAAACAAAGACCAAGAACAtgttatatttctattttttgtgTCGAAATAAACTTTCACCATAGCTTTGTACCTTTAACTCAAGACCAGTGCTTCCTATTGCATCCTCAATCACAATCTTCATACCATCGATCTCAATGGGAAGCTTGGAGTTTGGTCTCCTTATTCCTGCGAATTTTCCTTCCAAATCATACACAACAATCGATTGTAGATCCCTAGCAAGCATCGATCTGCAAAAAGAAAACTCAAGTTGAGCGAAGTTAAAGCCTGTACTAGAAACCACAATGTAACTCCATCTCTTGTGCTGGGTTTAGTTGTAAAGAGAGGGTTCTTACATTCCTTTGACATTGGGAGCATTAGTATCACCAACTGGTAAGAAGGTCCCATATAACTTCTTGTCTCCATTGATCTTAATAGGTGCCATAGCCAAGTTGAATGGTCCTTCACCATCTTTACTCACCTGCAAAGCCGAGAAACTCCAATCTGTCTGGTATATAGTGACCCCACCGTATCTCAACGGATCATTGACACTAATCGTCTTTCTCACAACCTCTTTCCCATTAAGGTCACGTAGTGAAAGATCAGAATGAAACTGTGATACCTACAATAATTCAATGAATACTTAACTGTGAATGGTCACAAGACATAGCCAGAGAGCAGAGAAAGCAGAACAAAACAGTATTCACCTCTCCACTATCGTAATAGTCCATGGTGAATCTGTTAACATGAACTTCGGTATTAAAAGAATCTGTTGGAACAGAGAGAAACCCAATAGGACCCAAGACATCTCCCATGACAAAATTAAGCCCTTGAGGAACAGTGACGGAGCCTCTAAAGCTCCCGGTGGCACTAAGTGTTCCACCAACCATGATCAGAATCATTGCTATATGTACTCCAATAGGCGCAAACCTACCAGCCAAACCCTTGAAAGCATACAATGACGGACCCTTCATAAACACCtgcacaaacaaacaaactgaGAAATCACTACTACTATAACAAGACAATAAAATTCGGTTTAGGCGTTTAAAAAGTCGGTCTAGGCACCCGTCTAAACAATGCGCCTAACCACCGCCTAGCGATTTCTTAAACATTGAATACTACTATAA
The window above is part of the Brassica napus cultivar Da-Ae chromosome C8, Da-Ae, whole genome shotgun sequence genome. Proteins encoded here:
- the LOC106423785 gene encoding 30S ribosomal protein S17; this encodes MKPVIGTVVSNKMQKSVVVAVDRLFHNKLYNRYVKRTSKFMAHDEKDSCNIGDRVKLDPSRPLSKNKHWVVAEIIKKARIYSPQAAAAAIAASASTSSASIADSTAPSSTS
- the LOC106423797 gene encoding mitochondrial import receptor subunit TOM6 homolog; the encoded protein is MFSGMFMEKPDKAVALKQLRTHVALFGGWVVVVRAVPYILSYFSDSKDELKLDF
- the LOC106423783 gene encoding LOW QUALITY PROTEIN: CASP-like protein 5C3 (The sequence of the model RefSeq protein was modified relative to this genomic sequence to represent the inferred CDS: deleted 2 bases in 2 codons; substituted 1 base at 1 genomic stop codon); protein product: MVEVPGSVGTSASLSLRLGQTLLAFGALLFMTIGVRFYQFTAFCYLVTIMALAIPWNXLTLAMVDIYCVLLNQPFQKPRILLAISIGDWVVSVLALASASSAASVVDLLRSDESVCPPTICNRYQFAATLAFLTWFLSLSSSLFNLWLLPSL
- the LOC106423846 gene encoding cytochrome c biogenesis protein CCS1, chloroplastic, translated to MIVTLNPKILHFSKLNPQCPLSRPSPRFYRTRTISLTTNCKLQNPQDGNKTGSITKTISLSDSAPPVTEESSEKGGGNGGGGGGGGFLKKLPRKVLSVLSNLPLAITEMSTIAALMALGTVIEQGETPEFYFEKYPEDSPVLGFFTWRWIFALGLDHMYSAPIFLGMLALLAASLMACTYTTQIPLVKVARRWSFMKSDDAIKKQDFAESLPRASIQDLGVILMGDGYEVFMKGPSLYAFKGLAGRFAPIGVHIAMILIMVGGTLSATGSFRGSVTVPQGLNFVMGDVLGPIGFLSVPTDSFNTEVHVNRFTMDYYDSGEVSQFHSDLSLRDLNGKEVVRKTISVNDPLRYGGVTIYQTDWSFSALQVSKDGEGPFNLAMAPIKINGDKKLYGTFLPVGDTNAPNVKGISMLARDLQSIVVYDLEGKFAGIRRPNSKLPIEIDGMKIVIEDAIGSTGLELKTDPGVPVVYAGFGALMLTTCISYLSHSQIWALQNGTTLMVGGRTNRAKNEFPDDMNRLLDQVPELIKTSVD